One window of Dechloromonas sp. ZY10 genomic DNA carries:
- a CDS encoding SpoIIE family protein phosphatase, translating into MAGHISLKVLAVDDNRTNLHILQVFLKKLGHQVILAENGEEAVRRFASEEIDVVLLDIMMPIMDGFEASRQIKAMSRERWTPIILLSALNRDENLVEGLEAGADDYLTKPINFVVLEAKLRSVHRTLTLQQQSIDTARREQAVADNIIDAIITINDRGIISSVNRAAERIFGWRSEELVGNNVKMLVPEPHRSAHDGYIENYTGGGQPKIIGKEREVEALHKDGHTFPATLGVTEVFLDNKRMFIGLVRDISERKQSEHKLQENARLLQAYYDQTQNEQQLAQRLMEKQLHRKGLQDKRLRYKVIPAENFSGDIVAANRSPEGRFYALLADATGHGLPAAISALPVLAIFYRLARLNSSLREMVHELNQQLKESMPIGRFVAATLVCLDEEAKTGEIWVGGTPQAFLFDRWGRPSRVFESDNLALGIIGNEELDCRPVAFTWESESQLVLCSDGLLEASNNQGEQFEVEGLLAATANTSPHIRFANIESALAKHLQDQVATDDVSLMVIDCP; encoded by the coding sequence ATGGCCGGCCATATTTCCCTGAAGGTTCTCGCCGTTGACGACAACCGTACCAACCTGCACATCCTCCAGGTCTTTCTGAAGAAACTGGGGCATCAGGTCATCCTCGCCGAAAATGGCGAAGAGGCGGTAAGGCGGTTTGCCAGCGAAGAAATTGACGTCGTCCTGCTCGACATCATGATGCCGATCATGGATGGTTTCGAGGCATCTCGCCAGATCAAGGCCATGTCGCGGGAACGGTGGACCCCGATCATCCTGCTTTCCGCACTCAACCGGGACGAGAATCTGGTCGAGGGCCTGGAAGCGGGTGCCGATGACTACCTGACCAAGCCGATCAACTTTGTCGTTCTCGAAGCCAAACTACGCTCAGTACACCGAACACTGACGCTGCAACAGCAATCGATCGATACCGCACGCCGCGAGCAGGCAGTCGCCGACAACATCATTGATGCGATTATCACGATCAACGACCGGGGTATTATCTCTTCGGTCAACCGGGCAGCAGAGCGAATTTTCGGCTGGCGCAGCGAAGAACTGGTTGGTAACAACGTCAAGATGCTGGTTCCGGAGCCGCACCGCAGTGCGCACGATGGCTACATCGAAAACTATACCGGTGGCGGACAGCCAAAAATCATCGGCAAGGAACGCGAAGTTGAAGCGCTCCACAAGGACGGCCACACTTTCCCTGCGACACTCGGAGTCACCGAGGTTTTCCTCGATAACAAGCGGATGTTCATTGGCTTGGTACGCGACATATCAGAGCGCAAGCAATCCGAACACAAGTTGCAGGAAAACGCCCGCCTGCTGCAGGCCTACTACGACCAAACGCAAAATGAGCAGCAACTGGCTCAACGTTTGATGGAGAAGCAACTTCATCGCAAGGGCTTGCAGGACAAGCGCCTACGCTACAAGGTAATTCCTGCAGAAAACTTCAGCGGCGACATCGTCGCCGCCAACCGGTCCCCCGAGGGCCGTTTCTACGCCCTGCTCGCAGACGCCACGGGCCATGGCCTGCCGGCAGCGATCAGCGCCCTCCCGGTACTTGCGATCTTCTACCGCCTCGCCCGTCTCAACAGTTCATTGCGCGAAATGGTGCACGAACTCAACCAGCAACTGAAGGAATCAATGCCGATAGGACGCTTCGTTGCTGCCACGCTGGTTTGCCTGGACGAAGAAGCAAAAACGGGAGAAATCTGGGTTGGAGGCACGCCGCAAGCCTTCCTGTTCGACCGCTGGGGGCGCCCGTCCCGTGTCTTCGAATCGGACAATCTGGCCTTGGGTATTATTGGCAACGAAGAACTGGACTGCCGGCCGGTAGCGTTCACCTGGGAAAGCGAGAGCCAACTGGTACTTTGCTCCGACGGCCTGCTGGAAGCCTCCAACAATCAAGGAGAGCAGTTCGAAGTGGAGGGATTGCTGGCAGCAACCGCGAATACCTCTCCGCATATCCGTTTTGCCAATATTGAATCGGCGCTGGCCAAGCATCTGCAGGATCAGGTAGCCACTGACGACGTATCGCTGATGGTGATCGACTGCCCTTGA
- the rplQ gene encoding 50S ribosomal protein L17 has product MRHRNGLRKLNRTSSHRLAMLRNMSVSLLKHEAIKTTLPKAKELRRVVEPLITLGKNPTLANKRLAFDRLRDREVVVKLFAEIGPRYAQRPGGYLRILKCGFRVGDNAPMAFVELLDRPEPTEAVEVEESAGE; this is encoded by the coding sequence ATGCGTCACCGCAATGGACTTCGTAAACTGAACCGTACCAGCAGCCACCGCCTGGCGATGCTGCGTAACATGAGCGTTTCTCTGCTCAAGCACGAAGCGATCAAGACCACCTTGCCCAAGGCCAAGGAACTGCGTCGCGTCGTCGAGCCGCTGATCACGCTGGGCAAGAACCCGACCCTGGCTAACAAGCGTCTGGCTTTTGACCGTCTGCGCGATCGTGAGGTCGTGGTCAAGCTTTTCGCCGAAATCGGTCCGCGTTATGCTCAGCGCCCGGGTGGCTACCTGCGCATCCTGAAGTGCGGCTTCCGCGTCGGCGATAACGCTCCGATGGCATTCGTCGAACTGCTGGACCGCCCGGAGCCCACCGAAGCAGTTGAAGTCGAAGAAAGCGCCGGCGAGTAA
- the rpoA gene encoding DNA-directed RNA polymerase subunit alpha, protein MQSSGLLKPRIIDVQSVSPVQAKVVMEPFERGYGHTLGNALRRILLSSMPGYAPTEVAIDGVLHEYSTIDGVQEDVVDILLNLKGVVFKLHGRDVVTLKLAREGEGIVRAADIELPHDVEIINPEHVIAHLSAGGKLNMEIKVEKGRGYVPGNVRNLGDSKTIGKLVLDASFSPIRRVAYSVESARVEQRTDLDKLIVDIETNGIVDPEESIRYAARVLMEQLAVFADLEGTAPVAEASRPAQVDPVLLRPVDDLELTVRSANCLKAENIYYIGDLIQRTENELLKTPNLGRKSLNEIKEVLAARGLTLGMKLENWPPAGLEKA, encoded by the coding sequence ATGCAAAGCAGTGGTCTTCTCAAGCCCCGTATCATCGATGTTCAAAGCGTTTCCCCGGTGCAAGCCAAGGTGGTGATGGAGCCGTTCGAACGCGGCTACGGTCATACGCTGGGCAATGCGCTGCGGCGTATCCTGCTTTCGTCGATGCCGGGCTACGCGCCGACTGAAGTCGCAATTGACGGCGTGCTGCATGAGTACTCCACCATTGATGGCGTTCAGGAGGATGTCGTTGACATCCTTTTGAACCTCAAGGGTGTTGTTTTCAAGCTGCATGGCCGTGACGTCGTCACGCTCAAGCTCGCTCGTGAAGGTGAGGGCATCGTTCGCGCAGCCGATATCGAGCTGCCGCACGATGTCGAAATCATCAATCCGGAACATGTCATCGCCCATCTCTCCGCAGGTGGGAAGTTGAACATGGAAATCAAGGTCGAAAAAGGCCGTGGTTATGTTCCGGGCAATGTCCGCAACCTGGGCGACTCCAAGACCATCGGCAAGTTGGTCCTGGATGCTTCCTTTTCTCCGATCCGGCGTGTTGCCTACTCGGTGGAGAGTGCCCGCGTTGAGCAGCGTACCGATCTGGACAAGTTGATTGTCGACATCGAGACCAACGGTATCGTCGATCCCGAGGAATCAATCCGCTACGCGGCCCGCGTGCTGATGGAGCAGCTGGCCGTGTTTGCTGATCTCGAAGGTACGGCGCCGGTGGCCGAGGCTTCCCGCCCGGCCCAGGTCGACCCGGTTCTATTGCGGCCAGTGGATGATCTCGAATTGACGGTTCGTTCTGCGAATTGTCTCAAAGCCGAGAACATCTACTACATCGGCGATCTGATTCAGCGGACTGAAAACGAGCTGTTGAAGACGCCGAATCTCGGTCGCAAGTCGCTGAACGAAATCAAGGAAGTGCTTGCTGCCCGTGGTCTTACCCTGGGCATGAAGCTGGAAAATTGGCCGCCCGCCGGCCTGGAAAAGGCCTGA
- the rpsD gene encoding 30S ribosomal protein S4, with translation MARNLDPKCRQCRREGEKLFLKGEKCYTDKCAIERRSYAPGQHGQKSGARLSDYGVHLRAKQKIRRVYGVLEGQFRKTFAEADRRKGQTGENLLQLLEARLDSVAYRMGFGASRTESRQVVRHNGVLVNGKRVNIPSYIVKPGDVVQLTDRARASLRCKAALEAAESRGFPEWISVDVKEGKGTFKAMPQRSELPANLNEGLVIELYSK, from the coding sequence GTGGCTCGTAATCTCGATCCCAAGTGCCGTCAGTGCCGCCGTGAAGGCGAGAAGCTCTTCCTGAAGGGCGAAAAGTGTTACACCGACAAGTGCGCGATTGAACGCCGTTCCTACGCTCCCGGTCAGCACGGCCAGAAGTCCGGTGCCCGTTTGTCTGACTACGGCGTGCATCTTCGCGCCAAGCAGAAGATTCGTCGCGTTTATGGCGTTCTGGAAGGTCAGTTCCGCAAGACCTTCGCCGAAGCCGATCGCCGCAAAGGCCAAACCGGCGAAAACCTGCTGCAATTGCTCGAAGCCCGTCTGGACTCCGTTGCCTATCGCATGGGTTTTGGTGCTTCCCGCACCGAGTCCCGCCAGGTCGTTCGCCACAATGGCGTTCTGGTCAATGGCAAGCGTGTCAACATTCCGTCCTATATCGTCAAGCCGGGTGATGTTGTTCAGCTGACTGATCGTGCCCGTGCTTCCCTGCGTTGCAAGGCTGCTCTCGAAGCCGCTGAGTCCCGTGGGTTCCCGGAGTGGATTTCGGTTGATGTCAAGGAAGGCAAAGGTACGTTCAAGGCGATGCCGCAGCGTTCCGAGTTGCCTGCCAACCTGAACGAAGGTCTGGTCATCGAACTTTACTCGAAGTAA
- the rpsK gene encoding 30S ribosomal protein S11, whose protein sequence is MAKTATKVRKKVKKNVAEGIAHIHASFNNTIITITDRQGNALSWATSGGAGFRGSRKSTPFAAQVAAEAAGKVAQECGVKNLEVRIKGPGPGRESSVRALNALGMKITAISDVTPVPHNGCRPPKKRRI, encoded by the coding sequence ATGGCAAAGACTGCTACCAAAGTTCGCAAAAAGGTTAAAAAGAACGTTGCTGAGGGCATTGCCCACATCCACGCCTCGTTCAATAACACCATCATCACCATCACCGATCGCCAGGGCAATGCGCTTTCGTGGGCTACCTCTGGCGGCGCCGGTTTCCGTGGCTCCCGCAAGTCCACCCCGTTTGCCGCTCAGGTGGCTGCCGAAGCTGCTGGCAAAGTGGCTCAGGAATGTGGCGTCAAGAATCTGGAAGTTCGCATCAAGGGCCCTGGTCCCGGTCGTGAGTCCTCCGTCCGCGCACTCAACGCGCTGGGCATGAAGATCACCGCGATTTCCGATGTCACGCCGGTGCCGCACAACGGCTGCCGTCCGCCCAAGAAGCGCCGCATTTAA
- the rpsM gene encoding 30S ribosomal protein S13: MARIAGVNIPNHKHAEIALTAIFGIGRTRAQLICDAAGVARTTKMKDVTDAEMDRLRDEVAKFTVEGDLRREVTMSIKRLMDLGCYRGLRHRKGLPCRGQRTKTNARTRKGPRKAIAGKK; encoded by the coding sequence ATGGCCCGTATTGCTGGGGTAAACATTCCGAACCACAAGCATGCTGAAATCGCGTTGACCGCGATTTTCGGCATCGGCCGTACGCGTGCACAGCTGATCTGTGATGCAGCCGGCGTGGCTCGTACCACGAAAATGAAAGATGTCACCGACGCCGAGATGGATCGTCTGCGTGACGAAGTTGCTAAGTTCACCGTCGAAGGCGACCTGCGTCGCGAAGTGACCATGAGCATCAAGCGTCTGATGGACCTTGGCTGCTACCGTGGCCTGCGTCACCGCAAGGGCTTGCCTTGCCGTGGCCAGCGCACCAAGACCAATGCACGTACCCGCAAGGGCCCGCGCAAGGCTATCGCCGGTAAGAAGTAA
- the rpmJ gene encoding 50S ribosomal protein L36, with translation MKVQPSVKRICRNCKVIRRKGVVRIICKDPRHKQRQG, from the coding sequence ATGAAAGTGCAACCTTCTGTGAAGCGCATTTGCCGCAACTGCAAAGTGATCCGTCGCAAGGGCGTCGTGCGCATCATTTGCAAGGACCCGCGTCATAAGCAGCGCCAGGGTTAA
- the infA gene encoding translation initiation factor IF-1, whose product MAKEDYIEMQGEVLENLPNATFKVKLENGHVVHGFISGKMRMHYIRILPGDKVTVQLTPYDLSKARIVFRAK is encoded by the coding sequence ATGGCGAAAGAAGACTACATCGAGATGCAAGGTGAGGTTCTCGAAAACCTGCCTAATGCGACCTTCAAGGTCAAGCTGGAAAATGGCCATGTAGTACATGGCTTCATTTCCGGGAAAATGCGGATGCATTACATCCGGATCCTTCCCGGTGACAAGGTAACGGTGCAATTAACACCGTACGATCTTAGCAAGGCGCGGATTGTTTTCCGCGCAAAGTAA
- the secY gene encoding preprotein translocase subunit SecY, with protein MAANPNTVAKGGKFGDLKRRLWFLLGALVVYRIGAHIPVPGIDPNVLSDLFNSQQGGILGMFNMFSGGALSRFTIFALGIMPYISASIIMQLMTVASPQLEALKKEGEAGRRKITQYTRYGTVLLALFQGLGIAVALEAQPGLVNDPGFLFRLTTVSTLLTGTMFLMWLGEQITERGLGNGISIIIFAGIAAGLPNAIGGLLELVRTGAMHPLTALIICILVVLVTAFVVFVERGQRKILVNYAKRQVGNKMYGGQSSHLPLKLNMAGVIPPIFASSIILFPATAAGWFGSGDSMRWLKDVAATLSPGQPIYVMLYAAAIVFFCFFYTALVFNSKETADNLKKSGAFVPGIRPGEQTARYIDKILMRLTLIGAAYITLVCLLPEFLILKWNVPFYFGGTSLLIIVVVTMDFMAQVQAYVMSHQYESLLKKANFKGSPTMIK; from the coding sequence TTGGCTGCAAATCCGAACACTGTCGCCAAGGGCGGCAAATTTGGTGATCTCAAGCGCCGTCTCTGGTTTTTGCTAGGGGCGCTGGTTGTGTACCGCATCGGAGCTCATATTCCGGTGCCGGGTATTGATCCCAACGTTCTATCCGATCTGTTTAATTCGCAACAGGGCGGCATTCTGGGCATGTTCAACATGTTCTCGGGTGGTGCCCTGTCGCGATTCACCATTTTCGCATTGGGGATCATGCCGTATATTTCGGCGTCGATCATCATGCAGTTGATGACGGTAGCCAGCCCTCAGCTGGAAGCGCTAAAAAAAGAGGGTGAGGCAGGCCGTCGCAAGATTACCCAGTACACGCGCTACGGCACGGTCCTGTTGGCTCTTTTCCAAGGTCTTGGGATCGCTGTTGCCCTCGAGGCGCAACCAGGTTTGGTTAACGACCCCGGCTTCCTCTTCCGTTTGACCACGGTATCCACCCTTCTTACTGGCACCATGTTCCTCATGTGGCTGGGTGAGCAGATTACCGAACGTGGTCTGGGCAACGGCATTTCGATCATTATCTTTGCTGGTATTGCAGCTGGCTTGCCGAATGCCATTGGCGGGCTGCTGGAATTGGTGCGCACCGGTGCGATGCATCCGCTGACTGCTTTGATCATTTGTATTTTGGTGGTCTTGGTCACTGCGTTCGTGGTGTTCGTCGAGCGTGGGCAGCGCAAGATTCTGGTCAATTACGCCAAGCGCCAGGTAGGTAACAAGATGTATGGTGGGCAAAGTTCGCATCTGCCCTTGAAATTGAATATGGCTGGTGTCATTCCGCCCATTTTTGCTTCATCCATCATCCTGTTTCCGGCAACCGCGGCTGGATGGTTTGGTTCTGGTGACTCGATGCGCTGGCTGAAAGATGTTGCCGCGACCCTGTCACCCGGACAACCGATCTACGTGATGCTGTACGCAGCTGCCATTGTATTTTTCTGTTTCTTCTATACTGCGCTGGTCTTTAACTCGAAGGAAACAGCCGATAACTTGAAGAAGAGCGGCGCTTTTGTCCCGGGGATTCGTCCCGGTGAGCAAACTGCCCGTTATATCGACAAGATTTTGATGCGGTTGACGTTGATTGGCGCAGCTTATATCACCCTGGTCTGCCTGTTGCCTGAATTCCTGATCTTGAAGTGGAATGTTCCGTTCTATTTTGGTGGTACGTCGTTGCTGATCATTGTGGTTGTTACCATGGATTTCATGGCGCAAGTTCAAGCATATGTGATGTCGCATCAATATGAGAGCCTGCTCAAGAAAGCGAATTTCAAGGGCTCCCCGACAATGATCAAGTAA
- the rplO gene encoding 50S ribosomal protein L15 translates to MRLNTIQPGEGSKHAAKRVGRGIGSGLGKTCGRGHKGQKSRSGGFHKVGFEGGQMPLQRRLPKRGFNSLTRARNYEVRLTDLDRLPIDEIDLLALQAAGVVPGDALSAKVILAGEITRKVTLKGVGATKGAKAAIEAAGGSVAE, encoded by the coding sequence ATGCGTCTCAATACCATTCAGCCCGGTGAGGGCTCCAAGCACGCTGCAAAGCGCGTCGGTCGCGGTATTGGTTCCGGTCTTGGTAAGACCTGTGGCCGTGGCCATAAGGGCCAGAAGTCCCGTTCGGGTGGCTTCCACAAGGTCGGCTTTGAAGGCGGTCAAATGCCTTTGCAGCGCCGGTTGCCTAAGCGCGGCTTCAACTCCTTGACTCGCGCCCGTAACTACGAGGTTCGCCTCACTGATCTGGATCGCCTGCCGATTGATGAAATCGATCTGCTGGCGCTGCAGGCAGCTGGTGTGGTTCCTGGTGACGCCCTGTCGGCCAAGGTGATTCTGGCTGGCGAGATCACCCGCAAGGTGACCTTGAAGGGGGTTGGTGCCACCAAGGGTGCGAAGGCTGCTATCGAAGCCGCTGGCGGCTCTGTCGCTGAGTAA
- the rpmD gene encoding 50S ribosomal protein L30: MSDKKIKVTLVKSIIGTKQDHRATVRGLGLRKLNSSAELLDTPAVRGMIQKVQYLVKVEG, from the coding sequence ATGTCTGACAAAAAGATCAAGGTGACGCTCGTCAAGAGCATCATTGGTACCAAGCAGGATCATCGCGCCACCGTTCGTGGTCTGGGCCTGCGCAAGTTGAACAGCTCTGCTGAGTTGCTGGATACGCCTGCTGTTCGCGGCATGATTCAGAAGGTTCAGTATCTCGTCAAGGTTGAGGGTTAA